A region of Gracilinanus agilis isolate LMUSP501 chromosome 3, AgileGrace, whole genome shotgun sequence DNA encodes the following proteins:
- the SLITRK1 gene encoding SLIT and NTRK-like protein 1, protein MLLWILLLETSLCFAAGNITGDVCKEKICSCNEIEGDLHVDCEKKGFTSLQHFTAPTSQFYHLFLHGNSLTRLFPNEFANFYNAVSLHMENNGLHEIVPGAFLGLQLVKRLHINNNKIKSFREQTFLGLDDLEYLQADFNLLRDIDPGAFRDLNKLEVLILNDNLISTLPANVFQYVPITHLDLRGNRLKTLPYEEVLEQIPGIAEILLEDNPWDCTCDLLSLKEWLENIPKNALIGRVVCEAPTRLQGKDLNETSEQDLCPLKNRVDSSLAAPPAQEETCAPGPIPTPFKINGQEDPATPGAAPNGGTKIPVNWQIKIRPTAAVSAINAKNKPSGRSMPCPEICSCDQIPDSGLKVNCNDRNVSSLADLKPKPSNVQELFLRDNKIHTIRKAHFLDYRNLNLLDLGNNNIATVENNTFKNLLDLRWLYMDSNYLDTLSREKFTGLLNLEYLNVEFNEIQLILPGTFNAMPKLRILILNNNLLRSLPVDVFAGVSLSKLSLHNNYFLYLPVAGVLDQLTSIIQIDLHGNPWECSCTIVPFKQWAERLGPEVIMSDLKCESPEDFFKADFMFLSNDVMCPQLYAKISPTLTSHSKNSTGLAETGTHSNSYLETSRVSISVLVPGLLLVFVTSAFTVVGMLVFILRNRKRSKRRDANSSASEINSLQTVCDSSYWHNGPYNADGAHRVYDCGSHSLSD, encoded by the coding sequence ATGCTGCTTTGGATTCTGTTGCTGGAGACGTCTCTTTGTTTTGCCGCTGGAAACATTACAGGGGATGTTTGCAAAGAGAAGATCTGTTCCTGCAACGAGATAGAAGGGGACCTGCACGTAGACTGTGAGAAAAAGGGTTTTACAAGTCTGCAGCATTTCACTGCCCCCACTTCGCAGTTTTACCATTTATTTCTGCATGGAAATTCTCTCACCCGACTTTTTCCTAATGAGTTCGCTAACTTTTATAATGCGGTTAGTTTGCACATGGAAAACAACGGCTTGCATGAAATCGTTCCCGGGGCTTTTCTGGGGCTGCAGCTGGTGAAGAGACTTCACATCAATAACAACAAGATTAAATCTTTCCGAGAACAGACTTTCCTGGGGTTGGACGATCTGGAATACCTCCAGGctgattttaatttattaagaGATATTGACCCAGGAGCATTTCGGGACTTAAACAAGCTGGAGGTACTCATTTTAAATGACAACCTCATCAGCACCTTACCTGCCAACGTATTCCAATATGTTCCCATCACCCACCTCGACCTTCGGGGAAACAGACTTAAAACATTGCCTTATGAGGAGGTCTTGGAGCAGATCCCAGGCATTGCTGAAATCCTGCTAGAGGATAACCCCTGGGACTGCACTTGTGATCTGTTGTCTCTGAAGGAATGGCTAGAGAACATCCCCAAAAACGCACTTATTGGGCGTGTGGTCTGCGAAGCCCCTACTAGACTTCAGGGTAAAGATCTTAATGAGACCTCAGAACAAGATCTGTGTCCTTTGAAAAACCGAGTGGATTCTAGTCTCGCTGCCCCCCCTGCCCAGGAGGAGACCTGTGCTCCTGGCCCCATTCCAACACCCTTTAAGATTAACGGCCAAGAAGATCCTGCCACTCCAGGGGCTGCTCCAAATGGAGGTACAAAGATTCCAGTCAACTGGCAAATCAAGATCAGACCTACTGCGGCGGTATCAGCAATCAATGCCAAAAACAAACCTTCGGGCAGAAGTATGCCCTGTCCAGAAATATGTAGCTGTGACCAGATCCCAGATTCAGGTCTAAAGGTGAATTGCAATGATCGAAACGTGAGCAGTTTGGCTGACTTGAAACCCAAGCCCTCCAACGTGCAAGAGCTATTTTTGAGAGACAACAAGATCCACACCATTAGAAAAGCTCACTTTCTGGATTATCGTAATCTGAATCTGTTGGATCTAGGGAACAATAATATTGCAACTGTGGAAAACAACACCTTCAAGAATCTTTTGGACCTGAGATGGCTATACATGGATAGCAACTATCTGGACACCCTGTCCCGAGAGAAATTCACCGGGCTGCTGAATCTGGAGTACCTGAATGTGGAGTTTAATGAGATCCAGCTTATCCTCCCGGGTACCTTCAATGCTATGCCCAAACTGAGGATACTCATTCTCAACAACAACTTGCTGAGATCCCTACCTGTCGATGTGTTTGCTGGGGTCTCGCTCTCTAAGCTAAGTCTCCACAATAACTATTTCCTCTACCTCCCAGTAGCGGGGGTATTGGATCAGTTAACCTCCATCATACAGATAGATCTGCACGGCAACCCTTGGGAGTGCTCTTGCACGATTGTGCCTTTCAAACAATGGGCAGAGCGCCTGGGTCCTGAGGTGATCATGAGCGATCTGAAGTGCGAGTCCCCAGAAGACTTCTTTAAAGCAGATTTCATGTTCCTCTCCAATGACGTGATGTGCCCCCAGCTGTATGCAAAGATCTCGCCTACGTTAACTTCACACAGTAAAAACAGCACTGGGTTGGCGGAGACAGGGACTCATTCCAATTCCTACCTAGAGACCAGCAGGGTCTCTATTTCGGTGCTGGTCCCGGGACTCCTGTTGGTGTTTGTCACTTCTGCCTTCACAGTGGTTGGCATGCTAGTGTTTATCCTGAGGAACCGAAAGCGGTCAAAGAGAAGGGATGCCAACTCATCTGCATCTGAAATCAATTCCTTACAGACAGTCTGTGATTCTTCTTACTGGCACAACGGACCTTACAATGCAGATGGAGCCCATAGAGTTTATGACTGTGGCTCTCACTCTCTATCAGACTAA